A portion of the Acidihalobacter yilgarnensis genome contains these proteins:
- a CDS encoding CbbQ/NirQ/NorQ/GpvN family protein has product MDNRVKHERGVERDVIQQPVAAKAPFYLPQTDEIEIFRAAYSKRLPVMLKGPTGCGKTRFLEHMAHSLRRPLVTVACHEDLTSSDLVGRFLLQGDETVWQDGPLTRAVKEGAICYLDEIVEARTDTTVVIHPLTDHRRQLPLDKKSRFIEAHDDFMLVISYNPGYQTALKDLKPSTKQRFVGINFDYPDEEIERRIVAGESSCQDVALIERLVAAGRRARALKEHGLEEATSTRVLCYAAELISAGLSPRVAARAAMIAPITDDPSLVEALEEIFEAHLGPAA; this is encoded by the coding sequence ATGGACAACAGGGTCAAGCATGAGCGCGGCGTCGAGCGCGACGTAATTCAGCAACCGGTGGCTGCGAAGGCGCCGTTTTATCTGCCACAGACGGACGAGATCGAAATTTTCCGTGCGGCCTATTCAAAGCGCCTGCCAGTGATGCTCAAGGGCCCCACTGGCTGCGGCAAGACCCGCTTTCTGGAGCACATGGCCCATAGCTTGCGACGCCCGCTGGTGACGGTGGCTTGCCATGAAGATCTGACCAGCTCTGATCTTGTCGGACGATTCCTGCTGCAGGGTGATGAAACGGTGTGGCAGGACGGACCGTTGACGCGTGCAGTCAAGGAAGGCGCGATCTGCTATCTGGATGAGATCGTCGAGGCGCGTACCGATACCACGGTCGTGATCCACCCGCTGACCGATCACCGACGTCAATTGCCGCTCGACAAGAAAAGCCGCTTCATCGAGGCACACGACGATTTCATGCTGGTGATCTCCTACAACCCCGGCTACCAGACCGCACTTAAGGACCTCAAACCCTCTACCAAGCAACGTTTCGTCGGTATCAACTTCGATTATCCGGATGAAGAGATCGAACGCCGTATCGTTGCTGGCGAATCAAGCTGCCAGGATGTTGCGCTGATCGAGCGTCTGGTGGCTGCCGGTCGACGTGCCCGGGCGCTCAAGGAGCATGGGTTGGAAGAGGCGACCTCGACGCGTGTGCTGTGTTATGCCGCCGAACTGATCAGTGCCGGTCTGTCGCCACGTGTCGCCGCGCGGGCGGCGATGATTGCTCCGATCACGGACGATCCCTCCCTGGTTGAAGCGCTGGAGGAAATATTCGAGGCGCATCTCGGCCCGGCAGCCTGA
- the alr gene encoding alanine racemase: MSSLARAAQARIDLDALRHNCRHIRSLAPNSRLLAMVKADAYGHGLLPISRALADLADGLGVACVPEGLALRAAGIAGRIVVMQGFKNDDELSAASAHALDVVIHEPCQIERLASRTFGPQGGLSVWLKIDTGMHRIGFAPHEVANVTALLAKLPMVDPNLRYLTHFACADEPGSAMTAQQIGCFVRTTQGLVGERSLCNSAGILTHSEAHADWVRPGIMLYGASPLNDTPATSLGLRPVMSLEAPLIAIHTYQAGDSIGYGGTYRCPVPLRVGIVAMGYGDGYPRHAANGTPVAIAGQPGSIVGRVSMDMLAIDLGSVDCRPGDSVTFWGGSVAADLVAAQAQTISYELFCAAGPKAHRSYSTYAA, translated from the coding sequence GTGAGTTCGTTGGCGCGTGCCGCGCAGGCCAGAATCGATCTCGATGCGTTAAGGCATAATTGCCGGCATATACGCTCACTGGCACCCAATAGCCGCTTGCTGGCAATGGTGAAGGCCGATGCCTACGGGCATGGTTTGCTGCCGATATCGCGGGCATTGGCGGATCTGGCCGACGGTCTGGGGGTCGCGTGCGTACCCGAGGGACTTGCCTTGCGCGCCGCCGGGATTGCAGGACGCATCGTCGTGATGCAGGGATTCAAAAATGACGACGAGTTGTCTGCGGCCAGTGCTCATGCCCTGGATGTCGTGATCCACGAACCTTGCCAGATCGAGCGACTCGCCTCGCGGACGTTTGGGCCGCAGGGCGGACTGTCCGTGTGGCTCAAGATAGATACGGGTATGCACCGCATCGGTTTCGCGCCGCACGAGGTGGCCAACGTGACGGCGCTGCTTGCCAAGTTGCCGATGGTGGACCCAAACCTCCGTTATCTCACGCACTTCGCGTGTGCAGACGAGCCTGGTTCGGCGATGACCGCTCAGCAAATCGGGTGTTTCGTGCGGACCACGCAAGGGCTTGTCGGCGAGCGCAGTCTATGCAATTCGGCAGGGATTTTGACGCATTCCGAGGCGCATGCAGACTGGGTTCGGCCTGGAATTATGTTATACGGTGCTTCTCCGTTGAACGACACGCCGGCTACCTCACTCGGTTTGCGGCCGGTGATGTCGCTGGAGGCGCCGTTGATCGCCATCCATACATACCAAGCGGGCGATTCAATAGGTTACGGAGGTACGTACCGATGTCCCGTGCCGTTGCGCGTCGGTATCGTGGCCATGGGTTATGGCGATGGATACCCGCGACATGCGGCGAATGGCACGCCGGTGGCGATCGCTGGCCAGCCTGGGTCAATCGTCGGGCGCGTTTCAATGGACATGCTGGCAATCGATCTGGGCAGCGTCGATTGTCGACCGGGCGATTCCGTCACATTCTGGGGCGGTAGCGTGGCGGCCGATCTGGTGGCTGCACAAGCTCAAACGATCAGCTACGAATTATTCTGCGCAGCAGGGCCGAAGGCACACCGAAGCTATTCTACTTATGCAGCATGA
- the dnaB gene encoding replicative DNA helicase: protein MAEVISKSRGDQSATDALRVPPHSIEAEQAVLGGLMLDNSSWDQVADRINEVDFYRFDHRLIFRAAERLASQNQPVDVVTLSEALERTSDLEQAGGLAYLGVLARDTPSAANIRAYADIVRERSILRQLISVGTRVADSAFNPEGRDSRALLDEAEKAVFEIAERGVRGREGFTSIKQLLRPALDRIEMLHERQDAITGVATGYDEIDERTSGFQPGDLVIVAGRPSMGKTTFAMNIAEYAAVKHRTPVAIFSMEMPGEQLTMRMLSSLGRIDQHRLRTGRLDEQDWPRLTSAVQMLTDVPLFIDDTPALTPTELRARARRLKREHGLGLIVIDYLQLMQVPSTRENRATEISEISRSLKAVAKELGVPVIALSQLNRSLEQRPNKRPVMSDLRESGAIEQDADLIAFIYRDEVYNEDSPDKGTAEIIIAKQRNGPIGMARLTFLGQFTRFENHISDVYGGGGSGGFE from the coding sequence ATGGCCGAAGTGATTTCTAAATCGCGCGGCGACCAGTCCGCCACCGATGCCTTGCGCGTTCCGCCTCATTCAATCGAAGCGGAGCAGGCCGTCTTGGGCGGTCTGATGCTGGATAATTCGAGCTGGGACCAAGTCGCAGACCGTATCAATGAAGTCGATTTCTACCGATTTGATCACCGACTGATTTTCCGCGCAGCTGAACGTCTGGCATCGCAGAACCAGCCAGTCGACGTTGTGACGCTGTCCGAGGCGCTTGAACGCACGAGTGACCTGGAGCAGGCCGGGGGGCTGGCCTATCTCGGCGTACTCGCCCGCGACACCCCTAGTGCGGCCAATATCCGGGCCTATGCGGATATCGTGCGCGAACGCTCGATTCTGCGTCAGCTCATCAGTGTCGGCACGCGTGTGGCGGATAGTGCCTTCAATCCAGAAGGGCGCGACTCCAGAGCGCTTCTGGATGAGGCCGAGAAGGCCGTCTTCGAGATCGCTGAGCGTGGCGTGCGAGGGCGTGAAGGCTTCACGAGTATCAAGCAGTTGCTGCGTCCCGCACTCGACCGTATCGAGATGCTCCACGAGCGTCAGGATGCGATTACCGGCGTCGCTACTGGTTATGACGAGATCGATGAGCGCACCTCGGGCTTCCAACCCGGCGATCTGGTTATCGTTGCGGGCCGGCCCTCGATGGGCAAGACGACTTTCGCGATGAATATCGCCGAATACGCCGCGGTTAAGCATCGCACGCCGGTCGCAATCTTCAGCATGGAGATGCCGGGCGAGCAGCTCACCATGCGTATGCTGTCCTCCTTGGGGCGCATCGATCAGCACCGTTTGCGCACCGGCCGTCTCGACGAGCAGGACTGGCCGAGGCTGACCAGCGCGGTGCAGATGCTGACCGATGTGCCGCTATTTATCGATGATACGCCCGCGCTGACGCCGACTGAGTTGCGTGCCCGCGCGCGCCGCCTCAAGCGGGAGCACGGCCTGGGGCTGATCGTGATCGATTACCTCCAGCTCATGCAGGTGCCAAGTACGCGCGAGAATCGGGCCACCGAAATTTCGGAAATTTCGCGTTCGCTCAAGGCCGTGGCTAAGGAGCTGGGTGTGCCCGTGATTGCCCTTTCACAGCTCAATCGGAGTTTGGAACAGCGCCCGAACAAGCGTCCCGTCATGTCCGATCTGCGTGAATCCGGTGCTATCGAGCAGGATGCTGACCTTATCGCATTCATCTATCGTGACGAGGTTTACAATGAAGACAGCCCGGACAAAGGTACGGCCGAAATCATTATCGCCAAGCAGCGTAACGGGCCAATCGGCATGGCGCGCCTGACCTTCTTGGGGCAGTTCACGCGCTTCGAGAACCACATTTCGGATGTCTATGGCGGCGGGGGCAGCGGGGGATTCGAGTGA
- a CDS encoding lipoate--protein ligase family protein: MSRLKFYDAGWLSPYALHASYAGLAASLGEGDEAWLVLARADQGHIALGASQYADAELDLNYCRMRRIPVVQRALGGGTVWVDSRQLCLFFIFPRGLAPRSHGALFDTCLDVLVEAYAQVGVTVTRVGGQDLWCAGRKLLGSGAASIGQAIVFGASILERFDAESFAACVDCSSRGFQTWLREALAEGMTDLLSLGYAQRATRFADVLRAVCDTRWDTVLARPDAVQNAAIAAVEHELRQSLELGGRRLVRGGLKINRETYLLEDTTSPWLRLLWRGGSVMRAASADHRIDTVLQACVGRPLAGGRLVYEQALAHGLSEAMAQSLVLRVEGLCRSLGQDA; encoded by the coding sequence TTGTCGCGTCTCAAGTTCTATGATGCAGGCTGGTTGTCGCCCTACGCCTTGCATGCCAGCTATGCGGGACTGGCGGCTTCATTGGGCGAGGGCGATGAAGCTTGGCTGGTCCTGGCGCGAGCCGATCAGGGGCATATTGCCTTGGGCGCGAGCCAGTACGCCGATGCAGAACTGGATCTCAATTATTGTCGCATGCGCCGGATCCCGGTTGTACAAAGAGCGTTGGGTGGTGGCACGGTCTGGGTCGACAGCCGGCAACTCTGTCTGTTTTTCATCTTCCCGCGAGGATTGGCACCACGTTCGCACGGAGCTTTGTTCGACACGTGTCTTGACGTGCTGGTCGAGGCGTATGCGCAAGTGGGCGTGACGGTTACGCGCGTGGGTGGACAGGATCTGTGGTGCGCTGGGCGCAAGTTGCTGGGCAGCGGCGCCGCTTCCATCGGGCAGGCGATAGTCTTTGGCGCCAGCATACTCGAGCGCTTTGATGCGGAGAGCTTTGCGGCTTGCGTGGATTGCTCGAGCCGAGGGTTCCAGACTTGGTTGCGTGAAGCGCTTGCCGAAGGCATGACCGATCTGCTGTCCTTGGGATACGCTCAGCGCGCTACCCGATTTGCCGATGTGCTGCGGGCCGTCTGCGATACGCGCTGGGATACGGTGCTTGCGCGGCCCGACGCAGTGCAAAATGCCGCTATAGCGGCTGTCGAACACGAGTTGCGTCAATCACTTGAGCTAGGTGGGCGGCGTTTGGTGCGTGGTGGGCTGAAGATCAATCGAGAAACTTATTTATTGGAAGATACGACCTCTCCCTGGCTGAGGCTGCTTTGGCGTGGCGGAAGTGTGATGCGTGCGGCGAGTGCCGACCATCGCATCGATACCGTGCTGCAAGCCTGCGTGGGCCGGCCGCTGGCGGGAGGGCGGCTCGTGTATGAGCAGGCGTTGGCGCACGGTCTTTCTGAGGCGATGGCCCAATCGCTGGTACTTCGAGTCGAGGGCCTGTGCCGGAGTTTGGGGCAGGACGCCTGA
- a CDS encoding nitric oxide reductase activation protein NorD — protein sequence MSSPLPESEALVRCEEVLQHLEDVSFVAQRDARAALPSLANADAQTRLHWLEAARDLFFHDREAGKAFMRRTPELVALWPDIRRWTDHAQTFREWVNSWYALDGYLAQAGHIFEEWGEAGVQGWFDTGRRWCTRSIEDGRVYFEADYARLADGEGLSGIEALLAPAERLYDARRLTLETYLPGALVARNVVGTPGLEPWARRGADLMQSGRSRGEAYFRLANEEGLRYLLDELPGYRPRQHSRFLQMLLLAWFDELIPLADSDWRPGKGAPMMLCDGRSLLMPAVLADRDEAIAAALHTAAHLRFDTYAGEEVEALFEARGMAHPPLDDDQRITWRPLFAEFGERLFRFQVLFDLCEDLRVDSRLGALVPGYFSRLTRLLDRAETPAGAAGYFYDFARVQLRAVIAGEALDARLALLTRPQARLLDAYEVAIVLFADTSFPELDAADRDLAYLPAHGLNTGLAVYPRPRYEVLHDAPHADAYSEHKATRERQREDQPQQAPGQRQDDPDADINQSRENTSGSGGRIGTGIPMPAKHINGRGATRKAPPGGIPYPEWDYREQRYLHDWARVHESRLTETAFKRAERILSEHAGVLKRLRSALEMQRPSRPAPLRRQPDGDDLDMEATVSYVTEKRAGLSPEGLIYRRRAAQHRDTAVMLLADLSTSIMARHPSGQGKVIDRIRSGLILFSEAITSLGDPYAISGFASKHHDNVNYYVVKDFAEPSGGELNARLAALSGRLASRMGAAIRHSIRRFASVDSHHRLLLLLTDGRPADYDDGGDPRYLNDDTRMAMKEARDAGIHPFCITLDPSGGDYLPAIFGPGHYTLIDRVDELPARLPEIYLRLRR from the coding sequence ATGAGTTCCCCATTGCCGGAATCGGAAGCGCTGGTCCGCTGCGAAGAGGTGCTGCAGCACCTTGAGGATGTCAGCTTCGTGGCTCAGCGCGATGCGCGCGCGGCGCTGCCCTCGCTGGCGAATGCCGATGCGCAGACGCGACTCCATTGGCTGGAGGCGGCACGAGACCTTTTTTTTCACGACCGTGAGGCGGGCAAGGCCTTCATGCGCCGTACCCCCGAGCTGGTGGCATTGTGGCCAGACATCCGCCGCTGGACCGATCACGCGCAGACTTTTCGCGAGTGGGTGAATTCCTGGTACGCCCTGGATGGCTATCTGGCACAAGCCGGGCACATATTTGAAGAATGGGGTGAGGCGGGCGTGCAGGGCTGGTTCGATACCGGGCGACGCTGGTGCACACGCAGCATCGAGGATGGCCGCGTCTACTTCGAGGCCGACTATGCCCGCTTGGCCGATGGTGAGGGACTGTCCGGAATCGAGGCACTGTTGGCACCTGCCGAGCGGCTCTACGACGCCCGCAGGTTGACGCTGGAAACCTATCTTCCCGGAGCCTTGGTGGCCCGCAATGTGGTTGGCACGCCTGGGTTGGAACCCTGGGCGCGGCGAGGCGCTGATCTGATGCAGTCGGGGCGCTCGCGCGGCGAGGCTTATTTCCGTCTAGCCAACGAGGAAGGCTTGCGTTATCTGCTGGACGAGCTGCCGGGTTACCGACCGCGTCAGCACAGCCGCTTTCTACAGATGCTGTTGCTCGCCTGGTTCGATGAATTGATCCCGTTGGCCGACAGCGATTGGCGTCCCGGCAAGGGAGCGCCGATGATGCTCTGCGACGGCCGTTCACTGTTGATGCCGGCAGTACTTGCGGATCGCGACGAGGCCATCGCCGCCGCGCTACACACCGCGGCGCATCTGCGTTTCGATACCTACGCAGGCGAGGAGGTAGAGGCCCTGTTCGAGGCGCGAGGCATGGCGCATCCGCCGCTCGACGACGATCAACGCATCACCTGGCGACCCTTGTTTGCCGAATTCGGCGAGCGCCTGTTCCGTTTTCAGGTGTTGTTCGACCTATGCGAGGACCTGCGTGTTGACAGTCGCCTCGGCGCGTTGGTGCCGGGTTACTTCAGCCGTCTGACCCGTTTGCTGGATCGAGCCGAGACGCCGGCGGGTGCCGCGGGTTACTTCTATGACTTCGCGCGCGTGCAGCTACGCGCGGTCATCGCGGGCGAGGCCTTGGATGCACGCCTTGCCTTGCTGACCCGGCCACAGGCGCGTCTGCTGGATGCCTATGAGGTGGCCATAGTGCTGTTCGCAGACACATCTTTTCCAGAGCTGGACGCAGCGGATCGCGATCTGGCCTATCTGCCGGCCCACGGCCTCAATACCGGACTTGCGGTCTATCCGCGCCCGCGCTACGAGGTGCTGCACGATGCGCCGCATGCCGATGCTTATTCAGAGCACAAGGCTACGCGCGAGCGCCAACGCGAGGATCAGCCGCAACAGGCGCCGGGTCAACGTCAGGACGACCCGGACGCCGATATCAACCAGTCGCGCGAGAATACCTCTGGCAGCGGCGGACGTATCGGCACCGGTATCCCGATGCCGGCCAAGCACATCAACGGGCGAGGTGCGACGCGAAAGGCGCCGCCCGGTGGCATTCCCTATCCGGAATGGGACTACCGTGAACAGCGCTATTTGCACGACTGGGCCAGGGTCCATGAATCACGACTGACGGAAACCGCGTTCAAGCGCGCGGAGCGCATTCTGAGCGAGCATGCCGGTGTGCTCAAACGTCTGCGGTCGGCGCTGGAAATGCAGCGTCCCAGTCGCCCTGCGCCACTGCGCCGCCAGCCCGATGGAGACGACCTCGACATGGAGGCCACCGTATCCTACGTGACCGAGAAACGCGCGGGGTTGTCGCCGGAAGGTTTGATTTACCGCCGTCGCGCGGCACAGCACCGCGATACTGCCGTCATGCTACTTGCCGACCTGTCCACCTCAATCATGGCACGCCATCCGAGCGGACAGGGTAAAGTGATTGACCGTATCCGCTCAGGACTGATCCTGTTCTCGGAGGCGATCACCAGTCTGGGCGATCCCTACGCGATCAGCGGCTTTGCCTCCAAGCATCACGACAACGTCAATTACTATGTGGTGAAGGACTTCGCCGAGCCCTCGGGCGGTGAACTCAACGCCCGCTTGGCGGCATTGTCAGGGCGTCTGGCCAGCCGTATGGGTGCGGCGATTCGTCACTCGATCCGGCGCTTTGCCAGCGTCGATAGTCATCACCGTCTGCTGCTATTGCTCACCGACGGTCGGCCGGCCGATTATGACGATGGCGGCGACCCGCGCTATCTCAACGACGACACGCGCATGGCGATGAAGGAGGCTCGCGATGCGGGTATCCACCCCTTCTGTATCACCCTCGACCCCAGTGGTGGCGATTATTTGCCGGCGATTTTCGGACCGGGCCACTACACCTTGATCGACCGCGTGGACGAGCTGCCAGCACGCTTGCCGGAAATCTATCTGAGGCTGCGTCGATGA
- a CDS encoding aldo/keto reductase, with amino-acid sequence MDSAASALLPGYANAKATQAYAQAHVEAGDAAEGHYSDFMRARMRLSSLGVGSFGGGAEPAVDARIAAVVAEALIKGINVIDTGAHYRYGRSLAAVGAGIRAAAAQGVPREAMFLMSKGGFLTLRGGMPADLPAWFEREIVTAGLGTRDDLAKGAHLLTPAYINYQLELSRHLMGVETLDAFLVDQPEVHIPEIGKEATHRKLAAVFEMLERAVQEKRLRVYGISTFEGLRVETDSPMFESLTAMVGLAERAAQQVTGDARARHHFKIAMLPFNQVMSEGFTRFNTATGQGNVASPLQAAYQLEIYMMASHTLFKGHLADQSVGPVAERLAALANPAQRAMQFNRSTPGLGTALIGISSPDHLSDVLATARVSPMPRKDYLAMYQKA; translated from the coding sequence ATAGATTCTGCCGCCAGCGCATTGCTACCCGGATATGCCAACGCCAAGGCGACACAGGCCTACGCCCAGGCTCATGTTGAGGCCGGCGATGCCGCCGAAGGACATTACAGCGACTTCATGCGCGCGCGCATGCGACTGTCTAGCCTCGGCGTGGGCAGCTTTGGCGGCGGCGCCGAGCCGGCGGTGGATGCCCGTATCGCGGCGGTTGTCGCGGAGGCCTTGATCAAGGGCATCAACGTGATCGATACCGGCGCCCATTACCGTTACGGACGCTCATTGGCGGCGGTGGGTGCAGGTATCCGCGCGGCGGCGGCGCAGGGCGTGCCGCGCGAGGCTATGTTCCTGATGTCCAAGGGTGGTTTCCTAACCTTGCGCGGCGGGATGCCGGCCGACTTGCCGGCCTGGTTCGAGCGCGAAATCGTTACGGCGGGGCTCGGTACGCGTGACGATCTGGCCAAGGGCGCGCATCTGTTGACGCCGGCCTATATCAACTACCAACTGGAATTGTCGCGGCATCTGATGGGTGTGGAGACGCTCGATGCCTTCCTCGTCGATCAGCCGGAGGTGCATATTCCAGAAATCGGCAAAGAGGCAACGCACCGTAAGCTGGCCGCTGTGTTCGAGATGCTCGAGCGTGCCGTGCAAGAGAAACGATTGCGTGTGTATGGCATCAGCACCTTTGAGGGCCTGCGGGTGGAGACCGACAGCCCGATGTTCGAGTCGCTGACCGCGATGGTTGGGCTGGCCGAGCGCGCCGCACAGCAGGTGACCGGCGATGCGCGGGCCCGCCACCACTTCAAGATCGCGATGTTGCCCTTCAATCAGGTGATGTCCGAAGGCTTCACGCGATTCAATACCGCCACCGGACAGGGCAATGTTGCCTCGCCGCTGCAGGCAGCCTATCAGCTCGAAATCTACATGATGGCCAGCCACACCCTGTTCAAGGGCCATCTGGCCGATCAGTCGGTTGGGCCGGTGGCCGAGCGTCTGGCCGCGTTGGCCAATCCCGCGCAACGCGCGATGCAGTTCAACCGATCAACGCCAGGTCTTGGTACCGCACTGATCGGCATCAGCTCGCCCGATCACTTGTCCGACGTGTTGGCGACGGCGCGAGTGTCGCCGATGCCGCGCAAGGATTATCTGGCAATGTATCAAAAGGCCTGA
- a CDS encoding OmpP1/FadL family transporter produces the protein MKHVLKRSLIATSIAAALGLGGAAHATNGYNLIGIGAYQMGMAGAVVADPGSAMTAISNPAGMTEVQPQTDFSMEAFMPTRDVNNAATGGKKISSDSNMYGVPALGWSAPTSQGSNVYFGGGMYGTSGMGVDYPYTANGVMSGSSFSGYSNIALWQMAPALAWKVNDRLSLGAALDIGYMSASFLQSYGFAAAPSPAGGTAYGPYSINMTRSASAFGLGVTLGLLYKINPMWTVGAAYTSSQTYKLNYNLAPGDITVPGGASPSAPGSYQFPGGKYTLTMKTPQTLTVGGTMRPSSALAISAQLKWIDWKSVMNNLSITGPQDFTGFTPKWKNQTVVAIAANYYVNPHFQVRAGYNYAKSPIDSNAVAYNIILPAIVETHYTAGFTYDLNNRWTVGGAYMYAPKKTYTAPMTASMTDPSKGQKISLSEQAVSFNIGYKF, from the coding sequence ATGAAGCATGTTCTCAAACGCTCACTGATCGCCACCTCGATTGCAGCTGCCTTGGGCCTTGGCGGCGCAGCGCATGCCACAAACGGTTACAATCTCATCGGTATCGGCGCTTACCAGATGGGTATGGCGGGTGCGGTTGTCGCCGACCCGGGTTCGGCGATGACGGCAATTTCCAATCCCGCCGGTATGACCGAGGTGCAGCCGCAAACTGATTTCAGCATGGAAGCGTTCATGCCCACGCGCGACGTGAACAACGCGGCAACCGGCGGTAAGAAAATATCTAGCGATAGCAATATGTACGGTGTACCTGCCCTGGGTTGGTCGGCGCCTACCTCGCAGGGCTCCAATGTCTACTTCGGTGGCGGCATGTACGGGACTTCCGGCATGGGCGTGGATTATCCGTATACGGCTAACGGCGTGATGTCGGGTTCATCATTCAGCGGATACAGCAATATTGCCTTATGGCAGATGGCCCCGGCGTTGGCTTGGAAGGTGAACGACAGATTGAGTCTCGGTGCGGCGTTGGATATTGGTTACATGTCGGCCTCATTTCTGCAGTCATACGGTTTTGCTGCGGCACCTTCGCCGGCAGGTGGCACGGCTTACGGCCCATACAGCATCAATATGACCCGCTCAGCGAGCGCTTTCGGGCTCGGCGTGACCTTGGGCTTGCTTTATAAAATCAATCCGATGTGGACGGTAGGTGCCGCTTACACGAGTTCGCAGACCTATAAGCTCAATTACAATCTGGCGCCCGGCGATATTACGGTGCCGGGTGGTGCGAGCCCGAGTGCGCCCGGCAGTTATCAATTCCCCGGTGGCAAGTACACGCTGACCATGAAAACACCGCAGACGCTGACGGTGGGCGGTACCATGCGTCCCAGCAGTGCGCTGGCGATCAGCGCACAGCTCAAGTGGATTGACTGGAAGAGCGTGATGAATAACTTGAGCATCACCGGTCCGCAGGATTTCACGGGCTTTACGCCGAAGTGGAAAAATCAGACCGTGGTTGCGATTGCGGCCAATTATTATGTGAACCCTCATTTCCAAGTGCGCGCTGGCTACAATTACGCCAAGTCACCGATCGACAGTAATGCAGTTGCTTACAACATCATTCTGCCGGCTATCGTGGAGACGCATTACACCGCAGGTTTCACCTATGATCTGAACAATCGTTGGACGGTCGGTGGTGCCTACATGTATGCACCAAAGAAAACTTATACCGCGCCGATGACTGCGAGCATGACTGACCCAAGTAAGGGGCAGAAAATATCTCTTTCGGAACAGGCCGTTTCATTTAATATCGGCTACAAGTTCTGA
- a CDS encoding acetoin utilization protein AcuC — protein MTERQTKPARAVLIAAARYRRHSYGNNHPLDIPRVSLMLDVIRSYGALDEGEYVESRRASVSELEWFHTREYVAAIQCCEAMGKVTDTYRQRHNIGNLENPYFHDFFATPATATGGSIQGAEQLLAGRVAFSPAGGMHHAMPDRAQGFCYFNDAALAVIRLRRAGLRVLYVDIDAHHGDGVEHALRDDAQAFTLSLHMDTDRAYPFAGGRSEDIGGRGNAINLPLPPGTHDDEYRYAFERVWPAVLEAVRPDAIVLQAGTDPIMPDPLGKFRLSTQAFLEVVARIHADAPCHADGTPRLLVIGGGGYHPLVLARCWTGVWGLLSGRVLPAELPAKAQVLLAEVRWGAEDPEDDDEDEQIERAGTPYRELLTSRLDRPQTGPVRTDIVGRVGRLLDSHPVFRSATSHRDAFC, from the coding sequence ATGACTGAAAGGCAGACCAAGCCAGCGCGTGCGGTACTCATTGCCGCTGCACGCTACCGGCGTCACAGCTATGGCAACAATCACCCACTCGACATTCCGCGAGTGTCGTTGATGCTGGACGTGATTCGTAGCTATGGCGCGCTGGACGAGGGTGAGTATGTGGAGTCGCGGCGTGCATCCGTGTCGGAGTTGGAGTGGTTTCATACCCGCGAATATGTTGCCGCGATACAGTGTTGCGAGGCCATGGGCAAGGTAACCGACACCTACCGTCAGCGGCACAATATCGGCAATCTCGAAAACCCGTATTTTCACGACTTCTTCGCCACGCCAGCTACCGCGACCGGCGGCAGTATCCAGGGTGCTGAACAACTGCTGGCGGGCCGTGTTGCCTTCAGCCCAGCGGGCGGTATGCACCACGCGATGCCCGATCGCGCACAGGGTTTCTGCTATTTCAACGACGCGGCGCTGGCGGTTATCCGCTTGCGCCGCGCAGGGCTACGCGTGCTTTACGTCGACATCGACGCGCACCACGGCGACGGTGTGGAGCATGCCCTGCGTGACGACGCGCAGGCCTTTACCCTGTCATTGCACATGGATACCGACAGGGCCTATCCCTTCGCCGGTGGGAGGAGCGAGGACATTGGCGGGCGGGGCAACGCCATCAACTTGCCGCTGCCGCCGGGTACGCACGACGACGAATACCGGTATGCCTTTGAGCGCGTGTGGCCGGCGGTGCTGGAGGCGGTGCGTCCCGATGCGATCGTGCTGCAGGCCGGTACGGATCCGATCATGCCCGACCCGCTGGGCAAATTCCGCCTGTCGACGCAGGCCTTTCTTGAAGTAGTCGCCCGTATTCACGCCGACGCGCCGTGCCACGCCGATGGCACCCCGCGCCTGCTGGTGATCGGTGGCGGTGGTTATCACCCCCTCGTACTCGCGCGTTGCTGGACCGGCGTCTGGGGGTTGCTCAGCGGGCGAGTGCTGCCGGCCGAGCTGCCGGCGAAGGCCCAGGTGCTGCTGGCCGAGGTGCGCTGGGGGGCGGAGGATCCGGAGGATGACGACGAAGATGAGCAGATCGAGCGTGCCGGCACGCCTTATCGCGAACTGCTGACCAGCCGCCTGGACCGTCCGCAGACCGGTCCGGTGCGTACGGATATCGTTGGACGGGTCGGCCGCCTGTTGGACAGTCACCCCGTATTCCGTTCCGCCACGAGCCATCGCGACGCATTCTGCTAG